One region of Catenuloplanes indicus genomic DNA includes:
- the rsmI gene encoding 16S rRNA (cytidine(1402)-2'-O)-methyltransferase: protein MADGGRLILLGAPLGNVGDASARLREVLASADVVAAEDTRRLARLARDLDVTVAGRVVSYFEGNEERRTPELVEALRDGAVVAIVTDGGMPSVSDPGYRLVRAALDAEIPVTAAPGPSAVTTALALSGLPSDRFCFEGFLPRSGSARRSRLRELAAEPRTLVFFEAPHRISGTLADLAAVFGADRAAAVCRELTKTYEEVRRGALGTLAGWAAESGPRGEITVVVAGAVPTAGDRPSDERLRAEVAEEEATGVSRRDAVTAVAALHGLRRREVYNLVTGG, encoded by the coding sequence GTGGCTGACGGCGGACGGCTGATCCTGCTGGGTGCGCCGCTGGGCAACGTCGGGGACGCGTCCGCGCGGCTCCGCGAGGTGCTGGCGTCGGCCGACGTGGTGGCGGCGGAGGACACCCGGCGGCTGGCCCGGCTCGCCCGGGACCTGGACGTGACCGTGGCCGGCCGGGTGGTGTCCTACTTCGAGGGGAACGAGGAGCGGCGTACCCCGGAGCTGGTCGAGGCGCTGCGCGACGGCGCCGTGGTGGCGATCGTGACGGACGGCGGCATGCCCAGCGTGTCCGACCCCGGCTACCGGCTGGTCCGGGCCGCGCTGGACGCGGAGATCCCGGTGACGGCCGCGCCCGGGCCGAGCGCGGTGACCACCGCGCTGGCGCTCTCCGGTCTGCCGAGCGACCGGTTCTGCTTCGAGGGCTTCCTGCCGCGCTCGGGGTCGGCACGCCGGTCCCGGCTGCGCGAACTCGCGGCCGAGCCGCGCACGCTGGTGTTCTTCGAGGCGCCGCACCGGATCTCCGGCACGCTCGCGGACCTGGCGGCGGTCTTCGGCGCGGACCGGGCGGCCGCGGTCTGCCGCGAGCTGACCAAGACCTATGAGGAGGTACGCCGCGGCGCGCTCGGCACGCTGGCCGGCTGGGCCGCGGAGTCCGGGCCGCGCGGCGAGATCACGGTGGTGGTGGCCGGTGCGGTGCCGACCGCCGGGGACCGCCCGTCCGACGAGCGGCTCCGGGCCGAGGTGGCGGAGGAGGAAGCGACCGGCGTGTCCCGCCGGGACGCGGTGACCGCCGTGGCCGCGCTGCACGGCCTGCGCCGCCGCGAGGTCTACAACCTGGTCACCGGCGGCTGA
- the metG gene encoding methionine--tRNA ligase, translated as MSHVLAAVAWPYANGPRHIGHVSGFGVPSDVFSRYMRMAGHDVLMVSGTDEHGTPIQVQADKEGVTPRELADRYNRVIVEDLHGLGLSYDLFTRTTTRNHYAVVQELFEGLYANGYIVAKTTLGAISPSTGRTLPDRYIEGTCPICGYDSARGDQCDNCGNQLDPSDLIDPKSKINGETPKFVETEHFFLDLPGFVSALNSWLDTREGWRPNVLRFSKNLVDDLQPRAITRDLEWGVPIPLADWKDRTDKRIYVWFDAVIGYLSASVEWARRTGDPEAWRRWWSADGEGKDAAAYYFMGKDNIVFHSVIWPALLLGYSGEGDRGGEPGPRGRLNLPTEVVSSEYLTMEGKKFSSSRAVVIYVRDFLERYDADALRYFIAAAGPESNDTDFTWAEFLRRNNDELVAGWGNLVNRSISMAAKNFGEIPALADPTPEDQALLATVRAGFQSVGELIGKHRQKAAIGEAMRIVAEVNKYLSDQAPWKLKAAEEKPRQGTILHVALQAVSDCNRLLTPFLPHSAQKIHELLGGTGVHAPQPRIEEVDDLDGGPSYPILTGDYTAGAKWEPADVVAGTPLAAPKPVFRKLDPSVVEEELARLGG; from the coding sequence ATGAGTCACGTTCTCGCGGCGGTTGCCTGGCCATATGCCAACGGCCCGCGCCACATCGGTCACGTTTCCGGCTTCGGAGTGCCCTCCGACGTCTTCAGCCGGTACATGCGGATGGCCGGTCACGACGTGCTCATGGTGTCCGGCACGGACGAGCACGGCACGCCGATCCAGGTCCAGGCGGACAAGGAGGGTGTCACGCCGCGTGAGCTCGCCGACCGGTACAACCGGGTGATCGTGGAGGACCTGCACGGCCTCGGCCTCTCCTACGACCTGTTCACCCGGACCACCACGCGCAACCACTACGCGGTGGTGCAGGAGCTCTTCGAAGGGCTGTACGCGAACGGGTACATCGTCGCGAAGACCACGCTCGGTGCGATCTCCCCGTCCACCGGGCGCACGCTGCCGGACCGCTACATCGAGGGCACCTGCCCGATCTGCGGGTACGACAGCGCGCGCGGCGACCAGTGCGACAACTGCGGCAACCAGCTCGACCCGTCCGACCTGATCGACCCGAAGTCGAAGATCAACGGTGAGACGCCGAAGTTCGTCGAGACCGAGCACTTCTTCCTCGACCTGCCCGGCTTCGTGTCCGCGCTCAATTCCTGGCTGGACACCCGCGAGGGCTGGCGGCCGAACGTGTTGCGCTTCTCCAAGAACCTGGTCGACGACCTGCAGCCGCGCGCGATCACCCGCGACCTGGAGTGGGGCGTGCCGATCCCGCTCGCGGACTGGAAGGACCGCACCGACAAGCGGATCTACGTCTGGTTCGACGCGGTGATCGGCTATCTCTCCGCGTCGGTGGAGTGGGCGCGACGCACCGGCGACCCGGAGGCGTGGCGCCGCTGGTGGTCCGCGGACGGCGAGGGCAAGGACGCGGCCGCGTACTACTTCATGGGCAAGGACAACATCGTCTTCCACTCGGTGATCTGGCCGGCGCTGCTGCTCGGCTACTCCGGCGAGGGTGACCGCGGCGGTGAGCCTGGCCCGCGCGGCCGGCTGAACCTGCCGACCGAGGTGGTCTCCAGCGAGTACCTCACCATGGAGGGGAAGAAGTTCTCCTCGTCCCGGGCCGTGGTCATCTACGTGCGGGACTTCCTGGAGCGGTACGACGCGGACGCGCTGCGCTACTTCATCGCGGCGGCCGGGCCGGAGAGCAACGACACCGACTTCACCTGGGCCGAGTTCCTCCGCCGCAACAACGACGAGCTGGTCGCGGGCTGGGGCAACCTGGTCAACCGGTCGATCTCGATGGCGGCGAAGAACTTCGGCGAGATCCCGGCGCTGGCCGATCCGACGCCGGAGGACCAGGCGCTGCTGGCGACGGTCCGGGCGGGTTTCCAGTCGGTCGGCGAGCTGATCGGCAAGCACCGGCAGAAGGCGGCGATCGGCGAGGCGATGCGGATCGTGGCGGAGGTCAACAAGTACCTCTCCGACCAGGCGCCGTGGAAGCTGAAGGCGGCGGAGGAGAAGCCGCGGCAGGGCACGATCCTGCACGTGGCGCTGCAGGCGGTGAGCGACTGCAACCGGCTGCTCACGCCGTTCCTGCCGCATTCCGCGCAGAAGATCCACGAGCTGCTCGGCGGCACCGGTGTGCACGCGCCGCAGCCGCGGATCGAGGAGGTCGATGACCTGGACGGCGGTCCGTCGTACCCGATCCTGACCGGCGACTACACGGCCGGTGCGAAGTGGGAGCCGGCCGACGTGGTCGCGGGCACGCCGCTGGCCGCGCCGAAGCCGGTGTTCCGCAAGCTCGACCCGTCCGTCGTCGAGGAGGAGCTGGCCCGCCTCGGCGGCTGA
- a CDS encoding PAS domain S-box protein encodes MTDLTSALTAACTRAESVLEVATEAAARIVGDGGGIRLVREDGRFGPMITHHRTHDGPEMLGEFLCGFSDRVDQGHLNRLRAGATIVFSSMDQQEFQKLAPPQHWTNLAGARISAVLACPLISDGAFLGYLALARTTEGATYTDPDVETARAIAEHTAAALHTARSVEALRASEDRYRNIVETTLDGVWQFDREGVTTFANAQMARMLGISREELLGLSVRGFLDNKGQQRLAKRLAERQQGRSEVYECRLIRADGSALWVQMSAAPLLGPDGEIIGSLALVSDITERIAARDMQRQLDQLRRVDSLGQLAGGIAHDFNNLLTVIAGSAEVLASDAEPGSDVEAMAQSIMRAAASGAALTHQLLAFGRRSPTAHTVSVPELLDGARDLLTRALGEHIDLRFKIDDDLWVVQADRGELEQALANLAVNARDAMGSGGRLTIEAHNTMIDPGGLEDEAASGRFVVLAVSDTGSGMDSETRSHAFEPFFTTKKARGAAGLGLATVYGIVHNSGGHIRLVSDPGIGTTVKIFLPAKEATEEPPVLPVENLRGQGHVLVVEDQPELAQLVRYLLQPAGYTVTVATDPASAVSHLHAGARPDLLLTDVVMPGMTGSELAKEMRAHYPDLRVLFMSGYTAGVLNPRGHLDENSTLIQKPFNRESLLTAVAKALGTRR; translated from the coding sequence TTGACCGACCTCACGTCCGCGCTGACGGCCGCTTGCACGCGCGCGGAATCGGTGCTCGAGGTCGCCACCGAGGCCGCCGCCCGGATCGTCGGGGACGGCGGTGGCATCCGGCTGGTCCGGGAGGACGGGCGGTTCGGCCCGATGATCACACACCACCGCACGCACGACGGCCCGGAGATGCTGGGCGAGTTCCTCTGCGGCTTCAGCGACCGGGTCGACCAGGGGCACCTGAACCGGCTGCGGGCCGGCGCCACCATCGTCTTCAGCTCCATGGACCAGCAGGAGTTCCAGAAGCTCGCGCCGCCGCAGCACTGGACGAATCTGGCCGGCGCGCGGATCTCGGCCGTGCTCGCCTGCCCGCTGATCAGCGACGGCGCGTTCCTCGGCTACCTGGCGCTGGCCCGGACCACGGAGGGCGCCACGTACACGGACCCGGACGTGGAGACAGCCCGGGCGATCGCGGAGCACACCGCGGCCGCGCTGCACACCGCCCGGTCGGTCGAGGCGCTACGGGCGTCCGAGGACCGCTACCGGAACATCGTCGAGACGACACTGGACGGCGTCTGGCAGTTCGACCGCGAGGGCGTGACCACGTTCGCGAACGCGCAGATGGCCCGCATGCTCGGGATCTCCCGGGAGGAGCTGCTCGGGCTGTCGGTCCGCGGCTTCCTGGACAACAAGGGGCAGCAGCGGCTCGCCAAGCGGCTGGCCGAACGGCAGCAGGGGCGCTCCGAGGTGTACGAGTGCCGGCTGATCCGCGCCGACGGCAGCGCGCTCTGGGTGCAGATGTCCGCCGCGCCGCTGCTCGGCCCGGACGGCGAGATCATCGGCTCGCTCGCGTTGGTCAGCGACATCACCGAGCGGATCGCCGCGCGGGACATGCAGCGCCAGCTCGACCAGCTGCGCCGGGTGGACAGCCTGGGCCAGCTGGCCGGCGGCATCGCGCACGACTTCAACAACCTGCTGACCGTGATCGCCGGCTCCGCGGAGGTGCTGGCCTCGGACGCGGAACCCGGCTCGGACGTCGAGGCGATGGCCCAGTCGATCATGCGGGCCGCGGCCAGCGGCGCCGCGCTCACCCACCAGCTGCTGGCGTTCGGCCGGCGCAGCCCTACCGCGCACACGGTTTCCGTGCCGGAGCTGCTGGACGGCGCACGCGACCTGCTGACCCGTGCGCTGGGCGAGCACATCGACCTGCGCTTCAAGATCGACGATGACCTGTGGGTGGTGCAGGCCGACCGCGGCGAGCTGGAGCAGGCGCTGGCGAACCTGGCGGTCAACGCGCGGGACGCGATGGGCAGCGGCGGCCGGCTGACCATCGAGGCGCACAACACCATGATCGACCCGGGCGGGCTGGAGGACGAGGCCGCGTCCGGCCGGTTCGTGGTGCTGGCGGTCTCGGACACCGGCAGCGGCATGGACTCCGAGACCCGGTCGCACGCGTTCGAGCCGTTCTTCACCACCAAGAAGGCGCGCGGCGCGGCCGGCCTGGGCCTGGCCACGGTCTACGGCATCGTGCACAACAGCGGCGGGCACATCCGGCTCGTCTCCGACCCGGGCATCGGCACCACCGTGAAGATCTTCCTGCCGGCCAAGGAGGCGACCGAGGAGCCGCCGGTCCTGCCGGTGGAGAACCTGCGCGGCCAGGGGCACGTGCTGGTAGTCGAGGACCAGCCGGAGCTGGCGCAGCTGGTGCGCTACCTGCTGCAGCCGGCCGGCTACACGGTCACGGTCGCCACCGATCCGGCCTCGGCCGTCTCCCACCTGCACGCGGGCGCGCGGCCGGACCTGCTGCTGACCGACGTGGTGATGCCCGGCATGACCGGGTCGGAGCTGGCCAAGGAGATGCGCGCGCACTACCCCGACCTGCGGGTGCTGTTCATGTCCGGCTACACGGCCGGTGTGCTGAACCCGCGCGGGCACCTGGACGAGAACAGCACGCTGATCCAGAAGCCGTTCAACCGGGAGAGCCTGCTCACCGCCGTCGCGAAGGCGCTCGGCACCCGCCGGTGA
- a CDS encoding TatD family hydrolase, whose product MGEFPAAPDALPVPVIDSHTHLDITVHEAGVPGDATDDPVQRLVDAAAAAGVDRLVQVGVDVASSRWSAELAATHPSVLAAVALHPNDAPRLGDRLDEALREIEALAAHDRVRAIGETGLDTFRTGEDGRAAQEESFRAHIGFAKRYGKALMIHDRDAHADVLRVLDAEGAPDTVVLHCFSGDAEFAAECVRRGYLLSFAGTVTFKSAEHLRAAARITPPEHLLVETDAPYLTPAPFRGRPNASYLIPLTMRALAETTGRDLAELCAAVSANGERAFGGW is encoded by the coding sequence ATGGGCGAGTTCCCGGCCGCGCCGGACGCACTGCCGGTGCCGGTGATCGACAGCCACACGCACCTGGACATCACGGTGCACGAGGCCGGCGTGCCCGGCGATGCCACGGACGACCCGGTGCAGCGGCTGGTGGACGCCGCCGCCGCGGCCGGCGTGGACCGGCTGGTGCAGGTCGGCGTGGACGTGGCGTCCTCGCGGTGGAGCGCGGAGCTGGCCGCGACGCACCCGTCCGTGCTGGCCGCGGTCGCGCTGCACCCGAACGACGCGCCCCGGCTCGGCGACCGGCTGGACGAGGCGCTGCGGGAGATCGAGGCGCTGGCCGCGCACGACCGGGTGCGGGCGATCGGCGAGACCGGGCTGGACACGTTCCGCACCGGGGAGGACGGGCGGGCCGCGCAGGAGGAGAGCTTCCGCGCGCACATCGGCTTCGCCAAGCGGTACGGCAAGGCGCTGATGATCCACGACCGGGACGCGCACGCGGACGTGCTGCGCGTGCTGGACGCCGAGGGCGCGCCGGACACCGTGGTGCTGCACTGCTTCTCCGGCGACGCGGAGTTCGCGGCCGAGTGCGTGCGGCGCGGGTACCTGCTCAGCTTCGCCGGGACCGTGACGTTCAAGAGCGCGGAGCACCTGCGCGCGGCGGCCCGGATCACGCCGCCGGAGCACCTGCTGGTGGAGACGGACGCGCCGTACCTGACGCCGGCCCCGTTCCGCGGCCGGCCGAACGCGTCCTACCTGATCCCGCTGACCATGCGCGCGCTGGCCGAGACCACCGGCCGTGACCTGGCCGAGTTGTGCGCCGCGGTCTCCGCGAACGGCGAGCGCGCGTTCGGCGGCTGGTGA
- a CDS encoding helix-turn-helix domain-containing protein yields MDAEPGSTVPRRQLGRYLRRLREQAGVTVKAAAAELECSIQKLWRIEKGAVPVRGADVKVLCQRYGASEEMTQALVALAKETKAKGWWHSYGDVVPRWFEVYVGMEAAASRLRMYEPSLVPGLLQSRDYADAAIRADQPGMGDEERRRRVDLRRERQELLARSFPEPPALEAIVCETVLRRDPGPPGVMARQLAYLQKAGEQPHISIRILPLAIGLHRASVAGAFTILEFPSEGNERREPPTVYSESLTGAIYLDKSQEIEAYEEVWVSLAASALSEGDSAAMIASLIKELNRSD; encoded by the coding sequence GTGGACGCCGAGCCGGGATCGACGGTCCCACGCCGCCAGCTGGGCCGATACCTACGCCGCCTGCGTGAGCAGGCCGGTGTCACGGTGAAGGCCGCCGCCGCGGAGCTGGAGTGCTCAATCCAGAAGCTGTGGCGGATCGAGAAGGGCGCGGTGCCGGTCCGGGGCGCCGACGTGAAGGTGCTCTGCCAGCGCTACGGCGCGTCCGAGGAGATGACGCAGGCGTTGGTCGCGCTGGCCAAGGAGACGAAGGCCAAGGGCTGGTGGCACTCGTACGGCGACGTGGTGCCGCGCTGGTTCGAGGTGTACGTCGGCATGGAGGCGGCCGCGTCCCGGCTGCGGATGTACGAGCCGTCCCTGGTCCCCGGCCTGCTTCAGTCCAGGGACTACGCGGACGCGGCGATCCGGGCCGACCAGCCCGGCATGGGTGACGAGGAGCGCCGCCGCCGGGTCGACCTGCGCCGCGAGCGGCAGGAGCTGCTGGCCCGGTCGTTCCCGGAGCCGCCGGCGCTGGAGGCGATCGTCTGCGAGACGGTGCTGCGCCGCGACCCGGGCCCGCCCGGCGTGATGGCCCGGCAGCTGGCGTATCTGCAGAAGGCGGGCGAACAGCCACATATATCGATACGGATCCTGCCGCTCGCGATCGGGTTGCATCGCGCGTCGGTGGCCGGCGCTTTCACGATTTTGGAATTTCCATCCGAGGGAAATGAGCGTAGGGAACCTCCAACGGTCTACAGCGAATCACTCACAGGGGCGATCTATCTCGACAAATCCCAAGAGATCGAGGCCTATGAAGAAGTTTGGGTTAGCCTTGCGGCGTCGGCGCTGAGCGAGGGTGATTCAGCGGCCATGATCGCAAGCCTGATAAAGGAGTTGAATCGCAGTGATTGA
- a CDS encoding DUF397 domain-containing protein, producing the protein MDSSGALWRKSSRSGANQCIEVADNLGAVVAVRDSKDPAGPVLAFSPGSWRAFTTGLKHAR; encoded by the coding sequence ATTGACTCGTCGGGCGCCCTCTGGCGCAAGTCCAGCCGAAGTGGCGCCAACCAATGCATCGAGGTCGCGGACAATCTCGGTGCGGTCGTCGCGGTCCGTGACTCCAAGGACCCGGCCGGCCCGGTACTGGCCTTCTCGCCCGGTTCGTGGCGCGCCTTCACCACCGGCCTCAAGCACGCCCGCTAG
- the rsmA gene encoding 16S rRNA (adenine(1518)-N(6)/adenine(1519)-N(6))-dimethyltransferase RsmA, whose protein sequence is MDGLLGPAEIRELAASLGVAPTKRLGQNFVHDPNTVRRIVAAAELTPDDVALEVGPGLGSLTLGLLGAVRHVHAVEIDPVLAARLPRTAAERLPDRADRLTVHLLDALKVTVLPEPAPTALVANLPYNVAVPVVLHLLATLPSLRTGLVMVQKEVADRLVAAPGSKIYGVPSVKLAWYGPSRPAGKVPPNVFWPVPNVDSGLVAFSRRKPPRDGVPREKVFAVVDAAFAQRRKTLRAALAGWAGGPDLAEKALLAAGIDPRTRGEQLDVEQFIAIAAAAGS, encoded by the coding sequence ATGGACGGACTACTCGGGCCCGCGGAGATCCGCGAGCTGGCGGCCAGCCTCGGCGTGGCGCCCACCAAGCGGCTCGGGCAGAACTTCGTCCACGACCCCAACACGGTACGGCGCATCGTGGCCGCGGCCGAGCTGACGCCGGACGACGTGGCGCTGGAGGTCGGCCCCGGCCTCGGCTCGCTCACGCTCGGCCTGCTCGGCGCCGTCCGGCACGTGCACGCCGTGGAGATCGACCCGGTGCTCGCCGCCCGCCTGCCGCGCACGGCCGCGGAGCGGCTGCCGGACCGGGCGGACCGGCTCACCGTGCACCTCCTGGACGCGCTCAAGGTCACCGTGCTGCCCGAGCCGGCGCCGACCGCGCTGGTCGCGAACCTGCCGTACAACGTGGCGGTCCCGGTCGTGCTGCACCTGCTGGCCACGCTGCCCAGCCTGCGCACCGGCCTGGTGATGGTGCAGAAGGAAGTCGCGGACCGGCTGGTCGCGGCGCCCGGCTCCAAGATCTACGGCGTTCCGTCGGTGAAGCTCGCCTGGTACGGCCCGTCCCGGCCGGCCGGCAAGGTGCCGCCGAACGTGTTCTGGCCGGTGCCGAACGTGGACTCCGGACTGGTCGCGTTCAGCCGCCGGAAGCCGCCACGCGACGGCGTACCGCGGGAGAAGGTCTTCGCCGTGGTGGACGCGGCGTTCGCGCAGCGGCGCAAGACGCTGCGCGCCGCGCTGGCCGGCTGGGCCGGCGGGCCGGACCTGGCGGAGAAGGCGCTGCTCGCCGCCGGGATCGACCCGCGCACCCGGGGCGAGCAGCTGGACGTCGAACAGTTCATCGCGATCGCGGCCGCAGCGGGTTCCTGA
- a CDS encoding 4-(cytidine 5'-diphospho)-2-C-methyl-D-erythritol kinase: MTEAWRPEDDRPRSAMTGPVRVRVPSKINLHLGVGPLRDDGFHELNTVYQAISLYDELTARRGDTLSLTMEGEGTGSLALDGTNLIIRAVQALADYARVPAHARLHLRKQIPLAAGLAGGSADAAAALVACDALWGIGLSRDQLAEVAATLGSDVPFLIYGGTALGTGHGETISPVLVRPHSWHWVVAVADGGLSTPEVYRELDRLRAEPDGPAPLGTADALLAALRQKDPAVLAAALGNDLQAAALSLRPGLAGLMKAGLAAGACASLVSGSGPTVLFLARDAAHAEALTTEIEASGLCRAAGTAHGPVPGARIL, from the coding sequence GTGACGGAGGCCTGGAGGCCGGAGGACGACCGTCCGCGCTCGGCGATGACCGGGCCGGTGCGGGTCCGCGTCCCCTCGAAGATCAACCTGCACCTGGGCGTCGGGCCGCTGCGCGACGACGGCTTCCACGAGCTGAACACGGTGTACCAGGCGATTTCGCTCTACGACGAGCTGACCGCGCGGCGCGGCGACACGCTGAGCCTGACCATGGAGGGCGAGGGCACCGGCTCGCTCGCGCTGGACGGCACCAACCTGATCATCCGCGCGGTGCAGGCGCTGGCCGACTACGCCCGCGTCCCCGCGCACGCCCGGCTGCACCTGAGAAAGCAGATCCCGCTCGCCGCCGGCCTGGCCGGCGGCAGCGCGGACGCGGCCGCCGCGCTGGTCGCCTGCGACGCGCTCTGGGGCATCGGGCTCTCCCGCGACCAGCTGGCCGAGGTCGCGGCCACGCTCGGCTCGGACGTGCCGTTCCTGATCTACGGCGGCACCGCGCTGGGCACCGGCCACGGCGAGACGATCAGCCCGGTGCTGGTCCGCCCGCACTCCTGGCACTGGGTGGTCGCGGTCGCGGACGGTGGCCTGTCCACCCCGGAGGTCTACCGGGAGCTGGACCGGCTGCGCGCCGAGCCGGACGGTCCCGCGCCGCTCGGCACCGCGGACGCGCTGCTGGCCGCGCTCCGGCAGAAGGACCCGGCGGTGCTGGCCGCCGCGCTCGGCAACGACCTGCAGGCGGCCGCGCTCTCGCTGCGGCCGGGCCTGGCCGGTCTGATGAAGGCCGGTCTCGCCGCGGGCGCCTGTGCCAGCCTGGTCTCCGGTTCCGGCCCGACCGTGCTGTTCCTCGCCCGCGACGCCGCGCACGCGGAAGCGCTCACCACGGAGATCGAGGCGTCCGGCCTCTGCCGTGCCGCCGGCACCGCGCACGGTCCCGTGCCCGGTGCCCGCATCCTGTAA
- a CDS encoding ABC-F family ATP-binding cassette domain-containing protein: MANLVNLDRVSKGYGAVGALLTNVSLGLEDTDRVGVVGLNGAGKSTLLRMLTKQEEPDEGRVTHRRDLRVAQLPQSLTLHGDATVRDVVLGTAWLDEGFGAEHEWAGDAGVRAVLDGLGMGHLGLDAPVGPMSGGERRRVALAALLIRESDLLILDEPTNHLDVAGVNWLAAHLLKRRGALVVVTHDRWFLDEVCTATWEVADQTVRAYEGGYAAWTLARAERERVAAAVEARRQNLLRKEIAWLRRGPPARTSKPQFRIDAANALIADVPPARDSVSLTRLATSRLGKQVYDLEDVTLHAGPKEILSDVTWRIGPGDRIALLGANGAGKTTLLRLLAGITQPDAGVFRRGQTVKAAFLSQELHELPGHLRLLEAVEEVARRVQLGDRELSASQLAEVFGFTDKRLWTPVSDLSGGERRRLQLLRLLAAEPNLLLLDEPTNDLDTDTLASLEDLLDTWPGTLIVASHDRYLVERVTDTVYGLLGDGQITHLVGGIDEYLTRIGGTPTTPTATTKADKSDKSDALSAADVRAGRKELGKLERAVSKLEQKEAKLHEQLAANATDYGKVAELDAQLKAVQAERAEAEEAWLELADRLGDG, from the coding sequence ATGGCGAACCTGGTCAATCTCGACCGCGTCTCGAAGGGCTACGGCGCCGTCGGCGCGCTGCTCACGAACGTGTCGCTCGGCCTGGAGGACACCGACCGGGTCGGCGTGGTCGGCCTCAACGGGGCCGGCAAGAGCACGCTGCTGCGCATGCTGACCAAGCAGGAGGAACCGGACGAGGGCCGCGTCACGCACCGCCGTGACCTGCGCGTCGCCCAGCTGCCGCAGTCGCTGACGCTGCACGGCGACGCGACGGTGCGGGACGTGGTGCTCGGCACCGCCTGGCTCGACGAGGGCTTCGGCGCGGAGCACGAGTGGGCCGGCGACGCCGGTGTGCGCGCGGTGCTGGACGGGCTCGGCATGGGTCACCTCGGACTGGACGCGCCGGTCGGCCCGATGTCCGGTGGCGAGCGCCGCCGGGTGGCGCTGGCCGCGCTGCTGATCCGCGAGTCCGACCTGCTGATCCTGGACGAGCCGACAAACCACCTGGACGTGGCCGGCGTCAACTGGCTGGCCGCGCATCTGCTCAAGCGGCGCGGCGCGCTCGTCGTGGTCACCCACGACCGCTGGTTCCTGGACGAGGTCTGCACCGCCACCTGGGAGGTCGCGGACCAGACCGTGCGTGCGTACGAGGGCGGCTACGCGGCCTGGACGCTGGCCCGGGCCGAGCGCGAGCGGGTCGCGGCCGCGGTCGAGGCACGCCGGCAGAACCTGCTGCGCAAGGAGATCGCCTGGCTGCGCCGCGGGCCGCCCGCGCGTACCTCAAAGCCCCAGTTCCGGATCGACGCGGCGAACGCGCTGATCGCGGACGTGCCGCCGGCCCGCGACTCGGTGTCGCTGACCCGGCTGGCCACGTCGCGGCTCGGCAAGCAGGTCTACGACCTGGAGGACGTGACGCTGCACGCCGGGCCGAAGGAGATCCTCTCCGACGTGACGTGGCGGATCGGCCCGGGCGACCGGATCGCGCTGCTCGGCGCGAACGGCGCCGGCAAGACCACGCTGCTGCGCCTGCTCGCCGGCATCACGCAGCCCGACGCCGGCGTCTTCCGCCGCGGCCAGACCGTGAAGGCCGCGTTCCTCTCCCAGGAGCTGCACGAGCTGCCCGGACACCTGCGGCTGCTGGAGGCGGTGGAGGAGGTGGCCCGCCGGGTCCAGCTCGGCGACCGGGAGCTGTCCGCGTCCCAGCTGGCCGAGGTGTTCGGCTTCACCGACAAGCGCCTCTGGACGCCGGTCTCCGACCTCTCCGGTGGCGAGCGGCGGCGGCTGCAGCTGCTGCGCCTGCTGGCCGCCGAGCCGAACCTGTTGCTGCTCGACGAGCCGACGAACGACCTGGACACGGACACGCTGGCCTCGCTGGAGGACCTGCTGGACACCTGGCCGGGCACGCTGATCGTGGCCAGCCACGACCGCTACCTGGTCGAGCGGGTCACCGACACGGTTTACGGGCTGCTCGGCGACGGGCAGATCACCCACCTGGTCGGCGGGATCGACGAGTACCTGACCCGGATCGGCGGGACGCCCACCACGCCGACCGCCACCACGAAGGCTGATAAGTCCGATAAATCGGACGCGCTTTCGGCGGCCGACGTGCGGGCGGGCAGGAAGGAGCTCGGCAAGCTCGAGCGCGCGGTGTCGAAGCTGGAGCAGAAGGAGGCGAAACTGCACGAGCAGCTCGCCGCCAACGCCACCGACTACGGCAAGGTCGCGGAGCTGGACGCACAGCTCAAGGCGGTGCAGGCGGAGCGCGCCGAGGCCGAGGAGGCCTGGCTCGAACTCGCCGACCGGCTCGGTGACGGGTAG
- a CDS encoding DUF4383 domain-containing protein produces MASHMPVNHPLRPIYRIVGGLSGLYMIVFGVLGAIQTGGESPLGIGVGEVLGQGTNLANSLLSIVIGALVVLGTVIGRNADTLAYTYLGWAMLVIGMLFLAVIRTDANVLNHSIITTIVWFVVGTLLITAGLYSRSAPANRSVATTH; encoded by the coding sequence ATGGCGTCGCACATGCCCGTCAACCACCCGCTGCGGCCGATCTACCGCATCGTCGGTGGTCTGAGCGGGCTCTACATGATCGTGTTCGGTGTGCTGGGCGCGATCCAGACCGGCGGCGAGTCGCCGCTCGGCATCGGCGTCGGCGAGGTGCTCGGCCAGGGCACGAACCTGGCAAACTCGCTCCTCTCCATCGTGATCGGCGCGCTGGTCGTGCTCGGCACCGTGATCGGCCGGAACGCGGACACGCTCGCCTACACGTACCTCGGCTGGGCGATGCTGGTCATCGGCATGCTGTTCCTGGCGGTCATCCGGACCGACGCGAACGTGCTGAACCACAGCATCATCACCACGATCGTGTGGTTCGTGGTCGGCACGCTGCTGATCACGGCCGGCCTCTACTCGCGCAGCGCCCCGGCGAACCGTTCCGTCGCCACCACGCACTAG